In Mycetocola zhujimingii, one DNA window encodes the following:
- a CDS encoding DUF6584 family protein: MLDPLTLSQQLRRDGNVRLALNVLKNAAWADPGDLRVRRALAEMYREMGYPDQAGRWGIVLDGWTTAKEKEELVKDIAYRGEDDLVKFLNLPSGPHTFPDLHDLLAGPVKKYMEPSSGRWRETLFGIAAIGWSVSTIAFLIGSIAVTVLVTAELGDPAGVARLIGCPTVVLAGLSTSIYALSARAWWAPIVGVVGLLCTGAGVIAFVHLAGLLPN; this comes from the coding sequence ATGCTCGACCCACTGACCCTGTCGCAGCAACTCCGACGAGATGGCAACGTACGGCTTGCCCTCAACGTTCTGAAGAACGCTGCCTGGGCGGACCCGGGAGACCTCCGCGTTCGTCGTGCGCTGGCCGAGATGTACCGAGAGATGGGCTACCCCGATCAGGCAGGTCGGTGGGGCATCGTTCTCGATGGCTGGACAACAGCGAAGGAAAAAGAGGAACTCGTCAAGGACATCGCTTACCGAGGCGAGGATGATCTGGTGAAGTTCCTCAACCTTCCTTCGGGGCCCCATACGTTCCCCGACCTGCATGACCTTCTGGCCGGCCCGGTGAAAAAGTACATGGAGCCATCGTCTGGCCGGTGGCGCGAGACGCTCTTCGGCATTGCCGCAATTGGCTGGTCAGTGTCGACAATCGCATTCCTCATCGGATCGATTGCAGTGACGGTGTTGGTCACGGCCGAGCTCGGTGACCCAGCGGGGGTCGCGCGGCTCATTGGCTGTCCGACCGTCGTACTCGCGGGTCTCTCAACGAGTATCTACGCTCTTTCGGCCCGGGCATGGTGGGCACCGATCGTAGGCGTGGTCGGACTGCTGTGCACCGGCGCTGGCGTCATCGCCTTTGTACATCTAGCCGGCCTGCTGCCTAACTGA
- a CDS encoding alpha-ketoacid dehydrogenase subunit beta has translation MSQMTMAGALNDGLRRSLARDDKVVLMGEDIGKLGGVFRITDKLQAEFGPRRVIDTPLAEAGIIGTAVGLAIRGYRPVCEIQFDGFIYPGFDQIVAQVAKLHYRTRGNVRMPITIRVPFGGGIGAVEHHSESPEAYFAHTAGLRVVSCSNPQDAHTMIQQAIASDDPVLFFEPKRRYWQKGDVDTELGAEAAPLGQARVVQPGTDVTVVAYGPLVRTALDVAAAAADDGVAVEVIDLRSLSPVDFATVEASVRKTGRLVITHEAAQSGGMGAEIAASITERCFDWLEAAPARVTGFDTPYPPASLEEAFLPDLDRILDAVDRVLGRRNSLTGWKATA, from the coding sequence ATGAGCCAGATGACGATGGCCGGTGCGCTCAACGACGGACTCCGTCGCTCACTCGCCCGCGACGACAAGGTTGTGCTGATGGGGGAAGACATCGGCAAGCTCGGCGGAGTCTTCCGCATCACAGACAAGCTCCAGGCCGAGTTCGGTCCTCGTCGCGTGATCGACACTCCGCTCGCCGAGGCCGGCATCATCGGTACGGCGGTCGGCCTCGCCATCCGCGGGTATCGCCCGGTCTGTGAGATCCAGTTCGACGGCTTCATCTACCCAGGCTTCGACCAGATCGTCGCCCAGGTTGCCAAGCTGCACTACCGAACCAGGGGCAACGTGAGAATGCCCATCACGATCCGTGTGCCGTTCGGTGGCGGCATCGGCGCTGTCGAACACCACTCGGAGTCTCCCGAGGCGTACTTCGCCCACACAGCGGGGCTCCGGGTGGTGTCATGCTCCAACCCGCAGGACGCCCACACGATGATCCAGCAGGCCATCGCGAGCGACGACCCCGTGCTGTTCTTCGAACCCAAACGCCGGTACTGGCAGAAGGGCGACGTCGACACCGAACTCGGAGCAGAGGCAGCGCCGCTGGGCCAGGCCCGCGTCGTCCAGCCGGGCACCGACGTCACGGTGGTGGCCTATGGCCCGCTCGTCCGGACGGCGCTGGATGTCGCTGCTGCGGCGGCAGACGACGGTGTGGCTGTTGAAGTCATCGATCTTCGCTCGCTCTCGCCGGTGGACTTCGCGACGGTTGAGGCATCCGTTCGCAAAACCGGCCGGCTGGTGATCACGCACGAGGCCGCCCAGTCGGGCGGGATGGGCGCGGAGATCGCTGCGTCGATCACCGAGCGCTGCTTTGACTGGCTCGAGGCTGCGCCGGCGAGGGTCACCGGTTTCGATACGCCGTACCCGCCGGCCTCGCTCGAGGAGGCGTTTCTGCCCGACCTCGACCGGATCCTCGACGCCGTTGACCGTGTCCTGGGCCGTCGAAATTCCCTGACGGGCTGGAAGGCAACAGCATGA
- a CDS encoding DUF6584 family protein — protein sequence MPVSQQQEEANEINRARQLIRVGKSAAARQALKAAVRAQPDSRPLRILLAELYRDIDCPDQAGRWGILVDGWTTPREQDRLARLLASSGVARQDVPVFLALPSRNLGEYATIEALLDGPVARYRPRYDDKIVKRPNPPSRFFTVVAKVVWVAAFVAIGIHLITSAIEWFPGRDELLGLTRMLANSGGVLLGFAVLMHAAAAAAQRELRWAATLGVVSLLITGSAIARVADLFPG from the coding sequence ATGCCCGTATCGCAACAGCAGGAGGAGGCGAATGAGATCAATCGCGCTCGTCAGCTCATCCGCGTCGGAAAGTCGGCTGCGGCTCGACAGGCGCTGAAGGCCGCGGTCCGCGCACAGCCGGACTCCCGTCCACTCCGCATCCTCCTCGCCGAGCTGTATCGGGACATCGACTGCCCAGACCAGGCCGGCCGCTGGGGCATCCTTGTCGATGGCTGGACAACACCGCGTGAGCAGGACCGGCTCGCGCGCTTGCTCGCATCATCCGGCGTTGCGCGACAGGATGTGCCCGTTTTTCTCGCGCTTCCCAGCCGCAATCTCGGTGAGTACGCCACTATCGAGGCTTTGCTCGATGGCCCGGTCGCCCGCTACCGCCCACGCTATGACGACAAGATCGTCAAGCGGCCGAACCCGCCAAGCCGTTTCTTCACCGTCGTCGCCAAAGTCGTCTGGGTGGCCGCGTTCGTGGCCATCGGCATCCACCTGATCACCTCCGCAATCGAGTGGTTTCCGGGGCGCGACGAACTGCTCGGTCTTACACGAATGCTCGCCAACTCCGGTGGAGTGCTTCTCGGATTCGCAGTCCTCATGCATGCTGCGGCAGCTGCGGCCCAGCGAGAACTGCGGTGGGCCGCGACGCTCGGCGTTGTCTCGCTACTCATCACGGGCTCAGCCATCGCCCGTGTCGCGGACTTGTTCCCCGGCTAG
- a CDS encoding ABC-F family ATP-binding cassette domain-containing protein, protein MFSHSNATVTLTDLGFSWPNGDIALAHISGTFGSGRTGLVGANGSGKSTLLRLVAGELTPTSGRIAVAGEVGYLPQNLTLRVDATIADLLGISGKLAALTAIESGDVSAHHFDVLGDDWDIEARAHEALAEIGLAGAGLGRRVDRISGGEAMLVATTGLRLRRTAITLLDEPTNNLDRDARKRLAGLVASWPGALIVVSHDVSLLEGMDETAELYGGKLSVFGGPYSEWRAHREQEQSAAVQAVRSAGQAVKVEKKQRIEAETKLARRAQMGQKAFENKRMPKIVMHGLRSQAQVSAAKLRAGMDRDIRSAQSALDAAEARVREDEPILLDLPDPDVPAARKIAELRAANRTVIIQGPERIAITGPNGVGKTTLLDSLVFGSVGADEREVTGAISARRLTDRVGYLPQRLDGLDENASMLDNVQAAAPAVAPGILRNRLARFLLRGDSVHREVRTLSGGERFRVSLARLLFADPPAQLLVLDEPTNNLDLQSIDQLVDALRTYRGAVVVVSHDEAFLERLDLDATWELGADGSLTAGD, encoded by the coding sequence ATGTTTTCGCACAGCAACGCAACAGTTACACTCACCGATCTCGGCTTTTCCTGGCCCAACGGTGACATCGCTCTCGCCCACATCTCAGGCACCTTCGGATCGGGACGCACCGGTCTCGTCGGCGCCAATGGATCGGGCAAATCCACACTCCTCCGCCTCGTGGCTGGAGAACTCACCCCGACCTCCGGCCGCATCGCCGTCGCCGGTGAGGTGGGCTACCTCCCCCAAAACCTGACCCTCCGCGTCGATGCGACGATTGCCGATCTCCTGGGCATCAGCGGAAAGCTCGCTGCACTCACAGCGATCGAGTCCGGTGACGTGTCGGCGCACCACTTCGACGTGCTCGGTGACGACTGGGACATCGAAGCGCGGGCACACGAAGCGCTCGCCGAAATTGGCCTGGCAGGCGCCGGCCTCGGCCGGAGGGTGGATCGGATCTCCGGCGGTGAGGCAATGCTCGTCGCGACCACGGGACTCAGACTTCGCCGGACCGCGATCACGCTGCTCGACGAGCCGACGAACAACCTCGATCGGGATGCCCGCAAACGCCTGGCCGGCCTGGTCGCGTCATGGCCCGGCGCCCTCATCGTCGTGAGTCACGATGTGTCGCTCCTCGAGGGCATGGACGAGACCGCCGAACTCTATGGCGGAAAGCTCTCGGTGTTCGGCGGGCCATACAGCGAGTGGCGCGCACATCGCGAACAGGAACAGTCCGCCGCCGTCCAGGCGGTGCGCTCAGCGGGACAGGCGGTGAAGGTCGAGAAGAAACAGCGCATCGAAGCCGAAACGAAGCTCGCGCGACGCGCGCAGATGGGCCAGAAGGCGTTCGAGAACAAGCGGATGCCGAAAATTGTCATGCACGGGCTGCGGTCTCAGGCCCAGGTTTCCGCCGCAAAGCTCCGTGCGGGAATGGACCGGGACATCAGGTCTGCACAGTCGGCGTTGGATGCCGCGGAGGCGCGTGTCCGCGAGGACGAACCCATCCTGCTCGACCTCCCGGATCCGGATGTGCCGGCGGCCCGGAAGATCGCCGAACTGCGCGCCGCGAACCGCACGGTCATCATCCAGGGTCCCGAGAGAATAGCGATTACCGGTCCGAACGGCGTGGGGAAGACCACGCTGCTCGACAGCCTGGTTTTCGGCAGTGTCGGCGCGGATGAACGGGAGGTGACCGGCGCGATCAGCGCGCGTCGACTCACCGACCGGGTGGGATACCTGCCGCAGCGACTCGATGGGCTCGACGAGAACGCCAGCATGCTCGACAACGTGCAGGCTGCCGCACCCGCTGTTGCCCCCGGCATCCTGCGCAATCGGCTCGCCCGGTTCCTGCTCCGGGGCGACAGTGTGCACCGCGAGGTGCGCACGCTCTCGGGTGGTGAACGGTTCCGGGTCTCACTCGCGCGACTGTTGTTTGCGGATCCGCCCGCGCAGCTCCTCGTGCTCGACGAGCCGACCAACAACCTGGACCTGCAGAGCATCGATCAGCTCGTCGACGCGCTGAGGACGTACCGCGGTGCGGTAGTCGTTGTGAGCCACGATGAGGCGTTCCTCGAAAGGCTCGACCTCGACGCGACCTGGGAACTCGGCGCCGATGGATCACTCACGGCGGGGGACTGA
- the pdhA gene encoding pyruvate dehydrogenase (acetyl-transferring) E1 component subunit alpha — translation MHKAHDEYGVHLGSLEDVVQLVRSDGTRVNNPGFDPWVDDVSTEQLIGLYEDMVVVRRIDTEATALQRQGEIGLWPPLLGQEAAQIGSARALRRDDFVFSSYRENGVAYCRGIDFTDLMRVWRGSAASGWNPYEVGMATPAVIIGAQTLHATGYALGCKHDGVDSATIAYFGDGATSQGDVNEALVFAASFSAPVVFFCQNNQWAISEPVGLQSQRHISDRAPGFGIPSMRIDGNDVLAVMAATRIALDRARSGGGPTFIEAVTYRMGPHTTSDDPTRYRPAGELDEWRAKDPIARIASLLDARGAFTEELRSRVDEKADAVASELRAACLSIPKPDPLTVFDHVFAEPHSGLERQKSQYAAYLASFGDNDADGTADSDADSDTDGSES, via the coding sequence ATTCACAAGGCGCACGACGAGTACGGTGTGCACCTCGGTTCCCTCGAAGATGTTGTCCAGCTCGTTCGGTCCGACGGCACCCGCGTCAATAATCCCGGTTTCGATCCGTGGGTCGACGACGTCTCCACAGAACAGCTCATCGGCCTGTACGAAGACATGGTCGTCGTCCGGCGCATCGACACCGAAGCCACTGCCCTGCAGCGGCAGGGTGAGATCGGGCTCTGGCCACCGTTGCTCGGGCAGGAAGCCGCTCAAATTGGCTCGGCCCGTGCGCTGCGACGCGACGACTTCGTGTTCTCGAGCTATCGCGAGAACGGCGTCGCCTACTGCCGGGGCATCGACTTCACCGACCTGATGCGCGTCTGGCGCGGCAGCGCGGCATCCGGTTGGAATCCGTACGAGGTCGGCATGGCCACACCGGCCGTCATCATCGGCGCGCAGACCCTCCACGCCACCGGGTACGCGCTCGGCTGCAAACACGACGGCGTCGACTCGGCCACGATCGCCTACTTCGGCGACGGCGCGACGAGCCAGGGTGACGTCAACGAGGCTCTCGTCTTCGCGGCAAGTTTCTCGGCACCCGTCGTTTTCTTCTGTCAGAACAACCAGTGGGCGATCTCCGAACCCGTTGGGCTGCAGTCGCAGCGCCACATCTCGGACCGGGCACCGGGCTTCGGCATCCCGAGCATGCGTATTGACGGCAACGACGTGCTCGCGGTGATGGCAGCGACGCGCATCGCTCTCGACCGGGCGCGCTCCGGCGGGGGGCCGACCTTCATCGAGGCGGTCACCTACCGGATGGGTCCGCACACGACGAGCGACGACCCCACCCGCTACCGCCCTGCGGGCGAACTCGACGAGTGGCGCGCAAAAGATCCGATCGCCCGCATCGCCTCCCTGCTCGACGCGCGCGGAGCGTTCACAGAAGAGCTGCGGTCGAGAGTTGATGAGAAAGCGGATGCCGTGGCCAGCGAACTGCGGGCGGCGTGCCTCTCGATCCCCAAACCAGACCCGCTCACCGTTTTCGATCACGTCTTCGCGGAGCCGCACTCCGGGCTCGAGCGGCAGAAGAGCCAGTACGCCGCGTACCTCGCGTCGTTCGGAGATAACGACGCCGACGGGACCGCGGACAGCGACGCCGACAGCGACACTGACGGGAGTGAGTCATGA
- a CDS encoding polyribonucleotide nucleotidyltransferase, with the protein MEGPEIKFAEAVLDNGKFGKRTVRFEAGRLAQQAQGAIAAYLDEETMLLSATSAGKHPKDQFDFFPLTVDVEERSYAAGKIPGSFFRREGRPSTEAILVCRLIDRPLRPSFVTGLRNEVQIVITVLSIAPDEFYDALAINAASMSTQISGLPFSGPIAGIRLALINGQWVAFPKASQLADAVFDLTVAGRLVTDENGNEDIAIMMVEAEATEGAWGLIQAGARKPNEEVVAEGLDAAKPFLLQLVKAQSELAAQAAKEVREYPVFLPYTDETLAAVSELARTELASIYQIADKQERQNADDELKDRVKAAIAAKVEAGELPADANNQVSAAYKSVTKDIVRSRILTEGVRMDGRGLADIRPLDAEVQVIPRVHGSAIFQRGETQILGVTTLNMLKMEQQIDSLSPITKKRYLHHYNFPPYSTGETGRVGSPKRREIGHGFLAERALVPVLPSREEFPYAIRQVSEALSSNGSTSMGSVCASTLSLLNAGVPLRAPVAGIAMGLVSDEVDGQTRYAALTDILGAEDALGDMDFKVAGTSEFVTAIQLDTKLDGIPASVLKAALTQAKEARTTILSVLNAAIDAPDEMAPTAPRVISVNIPVDKIGELIGPKGKTINAIQDETGADISIEEDGTVYIGAVDGPSAEAARAQVNAIANPTNPEVGEQFLGTVVKIATFGAFVSLLPGKDGLLHISEVRKLAGGKRVENVEDVLGVGQKILVQITKIDDRGKLSLEPVVAEESERVHSEEPAEGGDTTQAPRVHAEQPAEG; encoded by the coding sequence ATGGAAGGTCCAGAAATCAAGTTCGCCGAGGCAGTCCTCGACAACGGCAAGTTCGGAAAGCGCACAGTCCGCTTCGAAGCAGGACGCCTTGCACAGCAGGCACAGGGTGCCATCGCTGCATACCTCGATGAAGAAACCATGCTTCTCTCGGCCACCAGCGCCGGAAAGCACCCCAAAGACCAGTTCGACTTCTTCCCCCTCACGGTGGACGTTGAAGAGCGCAGCTACGCTGCAGGCAAGATCCCCGGTTCGTTCTTCCGCCGCGAAGGCCGTCCGTCCACCGAGGCCATCCTCGTTTGCCGCCTGATCGACCGTCCGCTCCGTCCGTCATTCGTGACCGGCCTGCGCAACGAAGTCCAGATCGTCATCACCGTCCTGAGCATCGCTCCCGACGAGTTCTACGACGCACTGGCGATCAACGCAGCATCGATGTCAACGCAGATCTCGGGACTTCCGTTCTCGGGCCCGATCGCCGGCATCCGTCTCGCCCTCATCAACGGCCAGTGGGTCGCATTCCCGAAGGCATCGCAGCTCGCTGACGCCGTCTTCGACCTCACTGTCGCCGGCCGCCTCGTCACAGACGAGAACGGCAACGAAGACATCGCCATCATGATGGTTGAAGCAGAAGCCACCGAAGGTGCATGGGGCCTCATCCAGGCCGGCGCCCGCAAGCCGAACGAAGAGGTCGTCGCAGAGGGCCTCGACGCCGCGAAGCCGTTCCTCCTCCAGCTGGTCAAGGCTCAGTCCGAGCTCGCCGCACAGGCTGCCAAGGAAGTTCGCGAATACCCGGTCTTCCTCCCGTACACCGACGAGACCCTCGCCGCTGTCTCCGAACTGGCCAGGACCGAGCTCGCCTCGATCTACCAGATCGCCGACAAGCAGGAGCGTCAGAACGCTGACGACGAGCTCAAGGACCGCGTCAAGGCTGCCATCGCCGCCAAGGTCGAAGCTGGCGAGCTGCCCGCAGACGCCAACAACCAGGTGTCGGCCGCGTACAAGTCCGTCACCAAGGACATCGTCCGCAGCCGCATCCTCACCGAGGGCGTCCGTATGGACGGCCGTGGTCTTGCAGACATCCGTCCGCTCGACGCCGAGGTTCAGGTCATTCCTCGCGTTCACGGTTCGGCGATCTTCCAGCGCGGAGAGACCCAGATCCTGGGTGTCACCACGCTGAACATGCTCAAGATGGAGCAGCAGATCGACTCACTGAGCCCGATCACGAAGAAGCGCTACCTGCACCACTACAACTTCCCGCCGTACTCCACCGGTGAGACCGGCCGCGTCGGTTCCCCGAAGCGTCGCGAGATCGGGCACGGCTTCCTCGCCGAGCGCGCACTCGTTCCGGTTCTGCCGAGCCGCGAGGAATTCCCCTACGCCATCCGTCAGGTGTCTGAGGCTCTCAGCTCCAACGGTTCGACGTCGATGGGTTCCGTTTGCGCCTCGACCCTGTCGCTGCTCAACGCCGGTGTGCCGCTGCGCGCCCCGGTTGCTGGCATCGCCATGGGCCTCGTCTCCGACGAGGTTGACGGCCAGACCCGCTACGCGGCTCTCACCGACATCCTCGGTGCAGAAGACGCACTCGGCGACATGGACTTCAAGGTTGCCGGTACTTCTGAGTTCGTCACGGCGATCCAGCTCGACACCAAGCTCGACGGCATCCCCGCCTCCGTGCTCAAGGCCGCGCTGACCCAGGCCAAGGAGGCTCGCACCACGATCCTCTCCGTCCTGAACGCCGCGATCGACGCTCCGGATGAAATGGCACCGACCGCGCCTCGCGTGATCAGCGTCAACATCCCCGTCGACAAGATCGGTGAGCTGATCGGCCCCAAGGGCAAGACGATCAACGCCATCCAGGACGAGACCGGCGCAGACATCTCGATCGAAGAAGACGGCACCGTGTACATCGGCGCTGTCGACGGACCGTCGGCTGAGGCAGCTCGTGCCCAGGTCAACGCCATCGCAAACCCGACCAACCCTGAGGTTGGCGAGCAGTTCCTCGGAACCGTCGTGAAGATCGCCACATTCGGCGCCTTCGTCTCGCTGCTCCCGGGCAAGGACGGCCTGCTGCACATCTCTGAGGTGCGCAAGCTCGCCGGTGGCAAGCGTGTTGAGAACGTCGAAGACGTCCTCGGCGTCGGCCAGAAGATCCTCGTTCAGATCACGAAGATCGACGACCGCGGCAAGCTCTCGCTTGAGCCGGTTGTCGCTGAAGAGTCTGAGCGTGTTCACTCCGAAGAGCCCGCCGAAGGTGGAGACACCACGCAGGCTCCTCGCGTTCACGCCGAGCAGCCCGCTGAAGGCTAA
- a CDS encoding DUF6584 family protein, translating to MPGPHALYVARRINRSRQLHTAGNRRGSLQLLKTEVRKNPKSMELRIALAELYRGMGHSDQAGRWGIAVEGWTTSIERDRLARLLASSGVTAQDIEEFLVLPPGMVAARPDIVALLDGPAARYRERFAARYLERFDRDVSASTDNRGAGFTTAASVGFGLAIGTLLLGILAVFVAAALGFTGSPQIARYVLLASVALAGFASLMLTAAAVAQRRWTRRTASLCLCGLLVTVGTIVGFDAMAGG from the coding sequence ATGCCCGGGCCCCATGCACTTTACGTCGCGCGCCGCATCAACCGCTCGCGCCAGCTGCATACTGCCGGGAACCGGCGCGGATCGCTCCAGCTGCTCAAAACTGAAGTGCGCAAAAATCCGAAGTCGATGGAACTCCGGATAGCTCTCGCCGAGCTGTACCGAGGCATGGGGCACTCCGACCAGGCTGGCCGGTGGGGAATTGCCGTCGAGGGCTGGACCACATCGATCGAGCGGGACCGGCTGGCGCGTTTGCTCGCATCGTCGGGCGTCACCGCTCAGGACATCGAGGAGTTTCTGGTGCTGCCGCCCGGGATGGTGGCGGCACGACCCGATATCGTCGCGCTCCTCGACGGTCCGGCCGCTCGTTACCGTGAGCGGTTCGCTGCTCGCTACCTTGAGCGGTTCGATCGCGATGTGAGTGCTTCGACGGACAACCGCGGCGCTGGGTTCACGACCGCCGCGTCCGTCGGATTCGGTTTAGCAATTGGGACTTTGCTGTTGGGCATCCTTGCCGTCTTCGTCGCGGCTGCTCTCGGATTCACCGGCTCGCCACAAATTGCCCGCTATGTCCTGCTCGCGAGTGTTGCCCTGGCCGGGTTCGCGTCGCTGATGCTTACGGCAGCGGCTGTCGCTCAACGCCGATGGACGAGACGGACCGCGTCGCTCTGCCTCTGTGGTCTCCTCGTGACGGTCGGCACCATCGTGGGCTTCGACGCCATGGCTGGGGGGTAG
- a CDS encoding Lrp/AsnC family transcriptional regulator: protein MHKLDRTDTRLLLALAEDPRSSIVALAEKLGLSRNTVQARLSAIDSTDVLGSFERRINPAALGYPLSAFISVHLQQQKLGPIVEQLSKIPEIIQAHGLSGSSDLLVRVVATDADDLFRVSSLILACDGVDRAETSLAMGELIPFRAAPLLERTLRG, encoded by the coding sequence ATGCACAAGCTCGATCGCACAGACACCCGCCTTCTCCTGGCGCTCGCTGAAGATCCGCGATCGTCGATCGTTGCCCTCGCCGAGAAACTCGGGTTGTCGCGCAACACGGTGCAGGCGCGGTTGAGCGCCATCGACTCAACCGATGTGCTCGGTTCATTCGAGCGACGGATCAACCCGGCCGCGCTGGGTTACCCGTTGTCTGCCTTCATCTCGGTCCATCTGCAGCAGCAGAAGCTTGGCCCGATCGTCGAGCAGCTCTCGAAGATCCCGGAGATCATCCAGGCGCACGGGCTGAGTGGGTCAAGTGACCTCCTCGTGCGGGTTGTTGCCACCGATGCCGACGACCTGTTCCGGGTGTCGAGCCTCATCCTCGCGTGCGACGGGGTCGATCGCGCCGAGACCTCGCTTGCGATGGGCGAGCTGATCCCGTTCCGGGCCGCTCCCCTGCTCGAGCGCACACTGCGCGGCTAA
- a CDS encoding dihydrolipoamide acetyltransferase family protein, whose product MSIVNFALPDLGEGLTESEIVSWRVAVGDTVTLNQVIAEVETAKALVELPSPFAGTVSQLFADEGTTVNVGEPIVAFEVTVVLGADAPTDVPTDGAPNDIDAETGAREPDAGSQRVRTPVGAVTAGSAAPAESSRGSGEREPVLVGYGPRVDRGDRPRRRSRAWAADDGGAGGSAVADDVGSALAPEEVTNAGARRPRSTPPVRKLARDLGIDLRAVTGTGETGLITREDIERAAGHVTASVTAPHENTREDVAEGADVDGGDLALSAARGRRADVRVPIRGVRKATAQAMVRSAFTAPHVTEFLTIDVTAGMDLVRSLADTPEFRGKRLSILTLAAKAVILAAARTPEVNSRWDENAQEIVQLGAVHLGIAAATGRGLIVPNIKDADTLSLAGLRDALDALIENARAGSTSPQSLAGGTITITNVGVFGVDAGTPILNPGEAAILAIGAVRRMPWEHRGEIALREVMTLSLSFDHRLVDGEQGSRFLVDVGNILSNPGLVLTMV is encoded by the coding sequence ATGAGCATCGTGAACTTCGCCCTGCCCGATCTGGGTGAGGGACTCACCGAGAGTGAGATCGTCTCGTGGCGGGTTGCCGTCGGTGACACGGTGACGCTCAACCAGGTCATCGCTGAGGTCGAGACAGCCAAGGCTCTCGTCGAGTTGCCGTCTCCCTTCGCGGGCACGGTGTCGCAACTGTTCGCTGACGAGGGCACGACGGTCAACGTCGGTGAGCCGATCGTGGCGTTCGAGGTCACGGTTGTTCTGGGGGCCGACGCGCCAACGGATGTGCCCACTGACGGAGCACCGAATGACATCGACGCCGAGACGGGAGCGCGCGAACCGGATGCCGGCAGCCAGCGGGTGCGGACGCCCGTTGGCGCTGTAACTGCCGGGAGTGCCGCACCTGCGGAAAGCTCGCGGGGGAGCGGAGAGCGGGAACCGGTGCTGGTCGGGTACGGGCCGCGGGTCGACCGGGGTGACCGCCCGCGGCGGCGTTCACGCGCGTGGGCAGCGGACGACGGCGGTGCCGGTGGAAGCGCCGTCGCCGACGACGTGGGCAGCGCGCTGGCGCCTGAGGAGGTAACAAATGCGGGGGCCAGGCGTCCCCGCTCGACACCGCCCGTGCGGAAGCTCGCTCGAGACCTCGGCATCGACCTCCGGGCGGTCACGGGCACGGGGGAGACTGGGCTCATCACGCGGGAGGACATTGAGCGGGCCGCCGGCCACGTGACGGCATCCGTTACGGCGCCGCACGAAAACACCCGCGAGGACGTCGCAGAGGGCGCTGACGTCGACGGCGGGGATCTCGCGCTGAGCGCGGCGCGTGGGCGTCGAGCGGATGTCAGGGTTCCGATTCGAGGCGTTCGAAAGGCGACGGCCCAGGCGATGGTGCGGTCCGCGTTTACGGCGCCGCACGTCACGGAGTTCCTCACGATCGACGTGACCGCCGGTATGGACCTCGTGCGGTCGCTCGCGGACACCCCGGAGTTTAGGGGCAAGCGCCTGTCGATCCTCACCCTCGCGGCAAAGGCGGTCATTCTGGCGGCAGCTCGGACTCCCGAAGTGAATTCGCGGTGGGACGAGAATGCGCAGGAGATCGTGCAGCTCGGCGCTGTGCATCTCGGTATCGCTGCCGCGACCGGGCGCGGGCTCATCGTGCCGAACATCAAGGACGCGGACACCCTGAGTCTCGCCGGGCTGCGTGACGCGCTCGACGCGCTCATCGAGAACGCTCGGGCCGGGTCGACCAGCCCGCAGAGCCTCGCCGGCGGAACCATCACCATCACCAATGTCGGCGTGTTCGGTGTCGACGCCGGCACGCCGATCCTCAACCCGGGTGAGGCGGCGATCCTCGCCATCGGGGCGGTGCGACGGATGCCATGGGAACACCGGGGCGAGATTGCGCTGCGCGAGGTCATGACGTTGAGCCTGTCGTTCGACCATCGCCTTGTGGATGGGGAGCAGGGGTCGAGGTTCCTCGTCGATGTCGGCAACATCCTCAGCAACCCGGGGCTGGTTCTGACGATGGTGTGA